The Cupriavidus necator N-1 DNA window GGTGTCTGTTCCCGTCACACCCCCCACATCACGTTGGCGCCCTCACGCTGGGAGGCACGCAGCATGTCCAGGAACGGGTAGGCGCGCTGGCCCAGGTGCAGCGGTTCTTCCTCGTCTTCGTCCTTGCCGGTGTCCGCTTCGACGGCCGAGCTGGCGGGATGGGTCTTGGCATCGGCGACCGCGGCTTCCAGCTTGTGGATCGCGGTTGGAAGCTCTTCAACGGTGATCACCCCTCGTTCCCCGAGGCGCTTGCCGATGATGCCAAGCAGCGTCATCGCCAGATCCTTCATCATGATCAGGTCCTGCGCGGCGTGGGATTTGAAGGTGATCAGCATGATGTGTTTTCCTTTCACGGAGAGGCGGGGGCGTTCCCGGGGGCGGGAAGTCTCGCTGATTTTGGCCCCGGATTGTGGCCCGGGGCCATCCTCGCGCATGATGTCAGCATAGCACCTGATAAAATTCGGCGTTCCCGATTCCCATGCCTGTCACGCGGCGCGGCGTTGCTTTGCCGTCACTTGCCGTATTCCGGGCGCCGGCGCTGCCCCAGGGGCTGCGCCTGAATACTTGCCCACAGGGCTTCCGACATCCATGCTGCCTGTTCAGACCTCTAATCTTGCCGCCGCGTTCACTGATGCGGTGCGCGCGCTCGCCCCGGCCGATGCCACCCTGCCCGCCGTCACCTTCGAGCGGCCCAAGGTGGCCGCCCACGGAGACCTTGCCTGCAACATCGCCATGCAGGTCGCGCGCGCGCTCAAGAGCAATCCGCGCGAGCTGGCCCAGCGCATCGTCGATGCGGTGCAGGCCGACGCGCGCGCGCAGGGCCTGGTCCAGGCCATGGAGATTGCCGGCCCCGGCTTCATCAACCTGCGCCTGACCCCGGCCGCCAAGGCCGACGTGCTGCGCGCGGTGCTGGCCGAGGGCGACCGCTACGGCGCGCGCGAGCGCGGCGTGCACGGCCAGGTGCTGGTGGAGTTCGTCTCGGCCAACCCGACCGGCCCGCTTCACGTTGGCCACGGGCGCCAGGCGGCGCTGGGCGATGCGCTGGCCAACCTGCTGTCGTGGCAGGGCTTCCACGTGCACCGTGA harbors:
- a CDS encoding DUF1840 domain-containing protein, which produces MLITFKSHAAQDLIMMKDLAMTLLGIIGKRLGERGVITVEELPTAIHKLEAAVADAKTHPASSAVEADTGKDEDEEEPLHLGQRAYPFLDMLRASQREGANVMWGV